From a region of the Roseivirga sp. 4D4 genome:
- a CDS encoding mechanosensitive ion channel family protein, whose product MNFDLSQALSIVQNKLEGWLEKITALLPNIVVSLLVMVLFYFLSRGVRVLSRKLLSRLVDQETIVSLFSTILSFLTLGTGLIIALNLLHLSQAVTSLLAGAGIIGLAIGFAFQDISANFISGVIMAFKRPISVGDIIETNSYMGFVREIQLRATIIETFTGLHVIIPNRMIFQNPMTNYTKTFRRRVDLHVGVSYAEDLDKVKEITEKAVASNPYLTDEKDIRFVFEEFADSSVNFRVMFWVNYSPQNPNYLEARSDAIIAIKKAFNEHDITIPFPIRTLDFGIKGGQTLNEQIDSSGTKLIPMKASK is encoded by the coding sequence ATGAATTTTGACCTGTCACAGGCCTTATCAATAGTACAGAATAAGTTGGAGGGATGGCTAGAGAAAATCACCGCCCTGCTACCAAATATTGTTGTCTCCCTCTTAGTGATGGTGCTTTTTTACTTCCTCTCAAGAGGAGTAAGAGTACTGTCTAGAAAGTTGCTCAGCAGGCTGGTAGACCAAGAGACCATAGTAAGTCTGTTTTCTACAATTCTATCCTTCCTAACGCTCGGTACGGGATTAATTATTGCTCTTAATTTGCTTCACTTAAGCCAGGCAGTCACTTCCTTACTCGCGGGTGCGGGTATCATTGGTTTGGCCATTGGTTTTGCCTTTCAGGATATATCGGCAAACTTCATTTCCGGGGTTATTATGGCCTTTAAACGCCCTATCAGCGTTGGCGATATCATTGAAACCAACAGCTACATGGGCTTTGTAAGAGAAATTCAACTGAGAGCTACGATCATCGAAACCTTTACCGGATTGCATGTCATCATTCCAAATCGGATGATTTTTCAAAACCCGATGACAAACTATACTAAAACATTTAGAAGAAGGGTTGATTTGCACGTTGGCGTCTCATATGCTGAAGATCTTGACAAGGTGAAGGAAATCACTGAAAAGGCGGTGGCTTCAAATCCCTATCTGACTGATGAAAAGGACATTCGTTTCGTTTTTGAGGAGTTTGCAGACTCTTCCGTTAACTTCAGAGTAATGTTCTGGGTGAACTATTCTCCTCAAAACCCAAATTACCTTGAGGCCAGAAGTGATGCTATTATTGCCATTAAGAAGGCCTTCAACGAGCATGATATTACCATTCCTTTCCCTATCAGAACATTGGATTTTGGTATTAAGGGTGGACAGACGCTGAATGAGCAAATTGATTCATCAGGTACTAAGCTTATTCCTATGAAGGCGTCCAAATAA
- a CDS encoding DUF4382 domain-containing protein, translating to MKTLKTLKFALIGVLALTFSSCGNDDEVDGSGQASIEVTDAPIDNTEVQGVFVTITDVKINGQSASSFDGKTTVDLLALQNGRTEILANEELDAGTYNSITFTLDLATDASGNTPGSYVMTSSGKQALEMEGQSEVDLIATGSYNILANSSNALVVDFDLRKMIQEETNGADDYTFVTRAEANAALRLVEKRVTGSIVGQVDMDDFDDADKVIVYAYKEGTFNRETETSGQGSSNVMFANAVSSTAIAEGAISDRFELNFMEAGNYELVYAAYSENTLTGELEFESFIETSAGAEGEITDVVAVEANVQLNLSLIFSAMID from the coding sequence ATGAAAACTCTTAAAACCTTAAAATTTGCTCTTATCGGAGTATTAGCATTAACATTTAGCTCGTGTGGCAACGATGATGAAGTGGATGGTTCTGGCCAGGCTTCTATTGAAGTAACTGATGCACCCATTGATAACACTGAAGTACAAGGAGTCTTTGTGACCATTACGGACGTGAAAATTAATGGCCAGTCGGCATCGTCATTTGATGGCAAGACAACAGTTGACTTGTTAGCCCTTCAAAATGGTAGAACGGAAATTTTGGCTAACGAAGAATTGGATGCTGGAACTTATAACAGTATCACTTTTACATTAGACTTGGCAACAGATGCCTCAGGCAATACACCAGGGTCTTATGTGATGACCAGCTCGGGGAAGCAAGCACTGGAAATGGAAGGTCAAAGCGAAGTAGATTTAATAGCTACAGGTTCGTATAACATTTTGGCCAACAGTTCTAATGCCCTAGTGGTAGACTTTGACCTAAGGAAAATGATTCAGGAAGAAACTAATGGAGCTGATGATTATACCTTCGTAACAAGAGCAGAAGCAAATGCTGCTTTGAGACTAGTTGAAAAAAGAGTTACAGGATCTATTGTGGGTCAGGTGGACATGGACGATTTTGATGATGCTGACAAGGTGATTGTTTATGCATACAAAGAAGGTACTTTCAATAGAGAGACAGAAACAAGTGGACAAGGTTCTAGTAACGTTATGTTCGCAAATGCAGTAAGTAGTACAGCCATTGCTGAAGGTGCAATCTCTGATAGATTCGAACTTAACTTTATGGAAGCGGGCAATTATGAGCTAGTTTACGCAGCCTATTCAGAAAACACCTTGACTGGTGAATTAGAGTTCGAAAGCTTTATAGAGACTTCTGCTGGTGCAGAGGGAGAGATAACAGATGTGGTAGCTGTTGAGGCTAACGTTCAACTGAATCTTTCACTGATTTTTAGTGCAATGATTGACTAA
- a CDS encoding DUF1328 domain-containing protein produces the protein MLYWALVFFIVAVIAALFGFRGVASATSKIAKFLFFLFVVLFVLSLLGQVLL, from the coding sequence ATGCTTTACTGGGCACTAGTTTTTTTTATTGTAGCAGTCATTGCTGCGCTATTCGGCTTTAGAGGCGTTGCTTCGGCCACATCCAAAATCGCAAAGTTTTTGTTTTTTCTATTTGTGGTACTCTTTGTACTGTCTTTGTTGGGCCAGGTGCTCTTATAG
- a CDS encoding AI-2E family transporter translates to MKLSIQKATYILLFVIASAMIAIHAGNILKPMVFAVLAATIYLKPAQWIEKRGLGRAASVLLTLLLGTVILTGFGYLLANETVQVMTTLKTELNIDKPSQVIAEELNSQLNSEWLYLDKNEVSDTFRKWLGDVGVPFISNTFKSTGYIISNAALSMIYTFFILLYRRGIVESILKIWSNSEESDQSIIINRILKTGQQYVGGLAALIVLLSILYAITFWAFGLEYAIVFAVIAATLAVIPYIGTTLGASLPVVYAYLSYENHYIALGLIACIMTIQMLEGNFLTPKIVGGSMKLNPFVSLLAVVFGNFIWGLAGMILFLPLAAMLKIVLMETNSLHPIGELMGQNLIKPEQKDE, encoded by the coding sequence ATGAAACTCTCCATACAAAAGGCCACCTATATCTTACTCTTTGTCATAGCTTCTGCCATGATTGCTATCCACGCGGGAAACATTCTAAAACCTATGGTTTTTGCGGTTCTGGCAGCTACTATTTATCTCAAGCCAGCCCAATGGATAGAAAAAAGAGGACTTGGTAGAGCAGCATCTGTATTATTGACCCTTTTACTTGGTACAGTCATTCTGACCGGTTTTGGCTATTTATTGGCAAATGAGACCGTTCAAGTCATGACTACCTTGAAAACAGAATTGAATATTGATAAGCCCTCTCAAGTGATTGCCGAAGAGCTTAATAGTCAGCTTAATAGTGAGTGGCTCTATTTAGATAAAAATGAAGTTTCAGACACTTTCAGAAAATGGTTAGGAGATGTTGGGGTGCCATTTATTAGCAACACTTTCAAGTCTACGGGGTACATAATAAGCAATGCTGCTTTGTCAATGATTTATACATTTTTCATTCTACTTTATAGAAGAGGAATAGTTGAATCAATATTAAAGATTTGGTCAAATTCAGAAGAGAGTGATCAATCAATCATTATAAACAGAATTCTCAAAACAGGTCAACAGTACGTTGGTGGTTTGGCAGCATTAATTGTCCTTTTGTCCATTCTATATGCGATTACATTTTGGGCATTTGGATTGGAATACGCCATCGTTTTCGCGGTAATTGCTGCTACTTTGGCTGTAATACCCTATATAGGTACTACGCTGGGAGCCTCATTGCCCGTTGTATACGCTTATTTATCATATGAAAATCACTATATAGCCTTAGGTTTAATTGCTTGTATAATGACCATTCAAATGCTGGAGGGGAATTTTTTGACGCCAAAGATTGTAGGAGGATCAATGAAGCTAAATCCTTTCGTTTCCTTATTGGCGGTGGTGTTTGGTAATTTTATTTGGGGGCTAGCAGGAATGATCTTGTTCCTTCCGCTTGCCGCTATGTTGAAGATAGTATTGATGGAGACAAATAGCCTGCATCCAATTGGAGAGTTGATGGGTCAAAATCTTATAAAACCAGAACAAAAGGATGAATAA